A genomic segment from Malus domestica chromosome 05, GDT2T_hap1 encodes:
- the LOC103434618 gene encoding cysteine-rich receptor-like protein kinase 26 — protein MPAMDSSRFLFCLFPFLFLMVNQALGEVCINEKGNYTTNSTYQTNLNRLLSSLPSNENGNGHGFYNASYRLNSSNEHIYAIGLCRGDAKTEDCRSCLNNSRYALPQLCPNRKEAIGWYEKCILRYSNRSIYGVMETDPSSYYWNIKNISSSDLDRFNQELRKLLDSIRSEAAAGGSLRKFAFGNTSGPTFQTIFALAQCTPDISEQKCSDCLGVFWERCA, from the coding sequence ATGCCAGCAATGGACTCCTCAAGATTTCTATTCTGCCTCTTTCCCTTTCTGTTTCTCATGGTTAATCAAGCCCTTGGTGAAGTTTGCATAAACGAAAAAGGAAACTATACCACCAATAGTACCTATCAGACAAACCTCAACCGCCTCCTCTCCTCCCTGCCCTCCAACGAAAACGGCAACGGGCATGGCTTTTACAATGCATCCTATCGCCTAAACTCGTCGAACGAGCACATTTATGCAATCGGACTTTGTAGAGGAGATGCCAAGACGGAAGATTGCCGTAGCTGCCTAAATAATTCCCGATATGCTCTCCCTCAGCTTTGCCCAAATCGGAAGGAAGCAATTGGTTGGTATGAAAAATGCATTTTACGCTACTCAAACCGCTCCATCTATGGCGTCATGGAAACTGATCCTTCGTCGTATTACTGGAACATAAAAAACATATCGTCGTCCGACCTGGATAGATTCAACCAAGAGCTGAGGAAGCTACTGGACAGCATAAGAAGTGAAGCTGCAGCTGGCGGTTCTCTTCGGAAATTTGCATTCGGAAACACAAGCGGCCCAACTTTCCAAACAATATTTGCACTAGCGCAATGCACGCCAGACATATCAGAGCAAAAGTGCAGTGATTGCTTAGGGGTGTTTTGGGAGCGATGTGCTTAA